CTTTATTTTGGGACGGCCGTGTTCAACGAGTGACCACCACTGACGATCAAGGTAATGAGAGCAGCTTTATCAGCACACCTGATTCAGGTTTTAATCAACCAGATCCAAACGCTGCAGATTCACTAGTTGCAACCCTGTCCCGTTTTCCTGTCACCTCTCGTGAAGAAATGCGTGGTGAAGCTTTCGAAAGTGCCGAAACCAATGAGCAAGTTCGCTCGCATCTCGCACAACGTATTGGCGATTACGGCGATGAAGCCGGAAGCTTGGCCACCAATGATTGGCTCCAAGCCTTTAGAGAAGCATTCAACTCACAAGCAGACGCGCAAACCTTAATTACTTTTGATAGCATTGCCTTCGCACTCGGCCAGTATCAAGCGTCATTTGTGATGGTGGATACTGATTGGCATCGTTATGCCCGAGGTGAGCGTGGCGCACTCAGCGACAAACAAAAACGTGGTGCTAAACTCTTTTTTACTCCCGTTGCTGAAGGCGGTGCAGGGTGTGCGGGGTGCCACAGCGGTGAGCGGTTCACTAACAATGGCTTCTTTAACCTCGCCTTTCCACAGTATGGTATTGGTACGCAAGATAATAAGGCCGACATCGGGCGTGCTGCAATTGACCCTTCGCCTCAAAACCAATTCGCGTTCAGAGTCCCAAGCCTAATAAACATTGTACTGACTGCGCCATATGGCCATGCAGGTGGCTACGAAACATTAGAGCAGGTGGTTAATCATTACTCAAATCCTGAGCAAACCGTCGAGCAATTTTTTCAACGTGGTGGTGCATGTGGGTTAAAGCAGTTTGCCTTGACCGCTCAGTGTGACACACTAAACCTACAAGCGAGAGAAAATAGTGAAGCGGCGTTAGCGTTACTGCGCCAGTCACCTTTTGTTGCTGCTAATTTAGCACCACAACAAAAGCAAGATCTGGTCGCGTTTTTACATGCCTTGACAGACAAGTGTGCAAAAGACCAGCAGTGCGTAAAAAGATGGGTACCGAACCGTCGCACACCAGACCCTGATAATTTACGCTTGCGTGCTCAACGTTAACGGGTGGAATAACAACAACTATGAAAATGACCATTCGCGTCAAACTATTGCTGATAATATTAATAGCCAACACCGCATTGGTGCTGGCTATCTATATCGCCAATAAATTAGCGTTTGAAAAAAGCTTTACGACCTATCTTGAAAATACTTCCCGGGCTCAACTAAAAGAGGTCGTAACGCAAGTTGCCGAGACGTATGCACGCCATGATTCTTTGAACTGGGTATATCGAGGTTCAGAAGATTGGAACAGCATAGTGCGTAGCTTCTATGGTCTTTCTGAAGATGAGCACCCGCGAGATAGACCACATTCTCGTCCACCACCAAAGCATCGTGAAAGAGGCGAAAGAGGGCCACGAAGACATGACGGCCCTCCACCTCGTTTGGACAATAAAAAGCGCCTGCTGATCAAAGACGCACAAGGCAATATTATTATGGGCACACCGAAAAGTAAGCAGACTTCGCTGTGGTTCCCAGTCTATCAAAGCGACCACTTGGCGCAGCCTAAACGCGAACAGATTATCGCCTACTTAGGCGTCGAGCAAAGTGGCTTGGTACGCAATGACTTCGACCAACTGTTTGCGGAGCAGCAACGCAAACAGTTCATCATCATTGCGCTCGTCGCCTTATTAATTACGTTAGTGATTGCCGTGCCATTTAGTAAATATATGGTCAATCCAATTGTTTTGTTGCGCCGCAATGCAAAAACACTGACACAAGGAAATTACGATGCTCGCGTCGATATTGCGAGTAAAGATGAACTTGGCTTACTCGCCAGAGATATGAACCGCTTGGCAGACACATTAGCGCAAAACCAAATAGCTAGACAGCAATGGATAGCAGATATTTCGCACGAGCTACGCACGCCAATTGCCGTGATCCGCGCGGAACTTGAGGGAATGATTGATGGCATAATAGCAAGCGATCCCGAACAACTTATGTCGCTTAACGAAGAGATCCAACGATTGACTCGACTGGTGGACGATTTACACCAACTGTCGCTGTCAGACCGTGGCGCGCTCACTTATAACATGGATAAAGAAAACCTCTACGACCTGCTCTCACGCACGTTTGCGAAAAGTAGTCACCAAATTGAAAAGCACCATCTTGCTTATTCATTGCAATGCGATGAGCATATTACCTTAGAATGTGACGAGCAGCGCCTTGGACAGCTATTCGACAACTTGCTGCAAAATACCTTGCGCTACACAGATTCCTCAGCTGAGCAACCGGGAAGCCTTGATGTAAAAGTCATACAGCAACAAGATAAAACGATAATTTACTGGCAGGACAGCGCCCCTTCAGTACCACCAGAACAGCTAGATAAACTATTTGACAGGCTCTATCGAGTAGAGGAAGCACGGAGTAGAAAAACGGGCGGCTCAGGCCTTGGTTTAGCCATATGCCAGAGTATTGTTGCTGCCCACAACGGAAAAATCACTGCAGACTTGAGCGAACTGGGTGGTCTCGCTATTATTATTGAACTGAAAAAATAATGAGTTTCCACTGTGCCAAACAAACATATTTTAATCGTCGAAGATGAACCAAAACTTGCCGATATTTTAAGTAAGTATTTGGCTCAAGCCGAGTATACCAGCCATTGTGTTCACGATGGCGCATTGGCTGAAGAAGCTTTTAAACAACAGCAACCCGCCCTTATCTTGCTTGATCTCATGCTACCTAATCTTGACGGTATCGAAATTTGCAAACGGATCAGAGCTTACTCAAACGTGCCTATTGTCATGATCACCGCCAAAATAGAAGAAATTGATCGCCTACTTGGTCTAGAAGTTGGTGCTGACGATTACGTGTGCAAACCCTATAGTCCAAAAGAAGTCGTCGCCAGAGTAAAAGCCATTTTAAGGCGCGTGGCACTAAACGAACGCGGCACAGTGTCAGAAACAGAGAGCAAACTTAAACTGGATGAAGAGAGCTTGTTTGTCTCTTTCCTCGACGCTAAAGCGACGCTCACTTATGTCGAGTTTATGCTGTTAAAGGCTATGTACGGTCATCCATGTCGAATTTATAGTCGCGACTTATTGATGGATCACATTTATGACGATAGCCACATTGTTAGCGACAGGACCATAGATAGCCATATCAAAAATATTCGTAAGAAACTACAAAGCATCGCACCTAAATACGACTTTATCCACTCCATTTACGGAGCAGGATATAAGTTTGAGGCGCAGGAACGTAATTCCTAGTCCTTAGCCTGTAATGTAAGTTGGATTACGCGCTAATCCAACTCCCGCTAAGTAGCTCACCGCTATCCCCTATTTCCTTTTATTGGTAAACTCAAAAAATAGCTAATAATTATAAAAAGGAATAGACATGAAAAGGCTTGCTTTAGCAGTCTTAATCCCATTAACAGGTTGCAGTAATAGTAATGTTGTAGAGCGAATACAATCTGAGTCTTCCGTGGTAAAACATAGCTCTGTAGAAGGGTATGAAGATAGATATTCCAACATCTACAATAAGTTTAAAGATTACCCCGTGACTTGCGACGAAAACTGTTATCCAGCCACCCAACAAATTCAATGTCAGTCCGAAATGCAAGATTGCACCTACGTTTGCAACCCCCCCACTCTCTCGCTCAATACCGGCTTTGCTATCCAATGGCTTGGGCATGCGAGTTTTAAAGTGAATACCAAAGATGGACAACAGTTTTTGTTTGACCCCGTCACGGCTCAATTTGACTGGCCTGTAAACTGGGCATTTCGCCTCTCAGAAGGGTTTAATCGCAATCAACCTGCACAGCTCAGTCAAACAGAGTTACAGCAAACCAATGCCGTAATGTACTCCCACATTCATTACGATCATTTTAACAAGAGCGATATCGAAGCGATTGGTACTGGACCAAATTACCTCACACCACTTGGATTTGCAGAACACTTTCCTAAAAATGGATACAAGGTTTCTGAAATGGAGTGGTATTCAAGCAAACAACTTGGTGAAGTAACCGCACACTTTGTGCCTGCAAATCACTTTAGCAGCCGTATTTGGGTGCCGTTTTTATACGAAGATCATGGCGCCGCACTGTGGGGTGGCTGGATATTAGAACACCAAGGTAAGACTCTATTTTTTGCAGGGGACACAGGATACTCACCGCATTTTAAAGACATTCAAGAAAAGTACGGTGATATTGATGTGTGCCTACTTCCTATTGCCTCATACTACAGCGAAGAAGATCCTAATTGGTATCGTAAAGTACACACCACACCAGAAGATGCACTAACTGCCGCAAAAGAGCTCGGCTGTAAGGTCATGGTGCCGTGGGGCTATGGTAATGCTAGTTGGAAAATGGGAGATAAAACTTCACATTCAGCGCTTTTCCGCCTATTGCATATGCAACAAGTGCTAAAAGCCCAAACGCCACTGTATATTTTAAATGAAGGCGATTCAGTGCACCTATAACCTCATGCTAGCGCACCAAGTCTCAAATTGATTTGTTGCGTTATCAAGCTTCTTGTTTTCTGGCTTTTCTCAGCGATAGTTAATTATGCGTTTTACTGGCTAAAAAGTGATATAGATGACAACAAGAAACAATTAATAAAAACAGATACAACAAGTAGTTATAAAGCTTATTCCGGTTTTGTTCAGGTTATTGTGTTATAATTACAAAGTGTTATTTTAAGGAGGCACCATACCCGAGTGAGCAGAGCCAAACTAAGTCAAGACGAGAGCTTATCTTTTAAAATCAACTATCAACTCCTTCCCAAAGAGACAAACCAACTCGATCTGTATTTTTCAATCCCAACCGATATGGGGATTAATACCAACACGTTGAACGAAGTAGACTACTTTAATGCCAATATAAAAAGCCACAGTGCATATTACTCGGAGCAGCTCCACCTCCCCTTGGTACGTAGTCGCTTTATCAGCCAAAGCAAAGGTCAAAAAACCGATTACCGCGTTAATCTAAACCTATTTTGCTACCAGATCCGCATTGCGCTAGATGCCGATGTAAAACAGACGCTGAAGCTAAAAGAAGCCGATGAGTTTTATCCAGCTGCGCAATTATTAGTGGAAGAAACCGAGCGCCTATTGAAAAAGCTAAGACGTTACACGCCACCAGATAATAAGCTCAAACCTTACTACCAAAACGCAGATAATTACCTTAGCTGGCATACTGAGCAAGCGTTTTTGAAACTTCTCTCCAGCGGGCCTAAGTCAAGCGACTTCAGTGATGAACGAAGCTGTATTGTTAGCTTCTGCCAACAAGAAAGCCAATACCGTGAAGAGCAGAGCTATAATTCACAAGTGACGTTGGACGACCCAAACCGCATTACCAATAAAATGAAATTGCTCGAAAGGCTCATTGAATACGGCGTTGTTTTTAACAAACAAACTATAGACTTAAGTACCAATCTAAAGCGTTTAGTTCGCGGTGTGGTTACTGGCATTATCATGGCCTTTGTGATGTTTATTGTGCTCAACGCCCGTTCTAACTTTCAAGAAGTTACCGTCGCTCTTATCGCTTTACTTGGGGTCATTTATGGTCTTAGAGAAACTTTCAAAGAAGACTTAACCCAGTGGGCATGGCGTCATATTCAACGCGGCCGACCAAAGTGGCGCAACAAGTTTAAAAACTCAGTGACGGACGCCATCGTTTGTACACAAACGATATGGCTGGAACATATTCGTAAAAAAGATCTACCAGAAGACGTTGATAAGCTGCTGAAAAAGCGCCGACAGCAAAATAAACAAGCTGCGCATCTACTGCATTTTTGCTGTAAAAACCAAGTACATATCGATGAGTTTTTACCCGGTTACGAAGAAGTACAGCAACGTATCACCTTTAACATGAGTTCGTTTGTACGCTATCTAAAAAAAGGCGCAGGAAAGCTTTATAGTCTTGAAGGGAAAAAGGTCTCGAAAAAGTCAGTTGAACGCCGCTATCAAATCAACTTGGTAATGCGGTTTAAATCTTCTCAGGGAATACAGTTAGAGAGGTATAAACTTACCATGAACCGCTCTGAAATCGTCGCCATAGAGCTTATGGCAAGCGACTCCGTCTATATTGAAAACGACGCTTAAGCACAGGCGCATTTTCGTATAACCGCCGATAAAACGGATTGGAAGCAGGTTTATTCCGCACTCCAATCCTAAATCCTATGATGCGGCTACTCAAGAGATATTAATGCGCTTTCTTTGGTCCGTAACGAACCATGTCTTTGCCGTTTTCATACACCTTTTGAGATACCCAACGACCCAACAACAATTGGTGTTTATCATCCAAAATCGCAATAAATGGTCTGCCATCACTGTTGTTCGTTGCTAGTGCCACACCGGCCACGTTTTGTAATCCTAAGCCACCGTTATCAACTAGCAACAAAAAAGCTTCCAGCTCGTCCAAGGTTTCAATGATATCTTTATCGTTGATCATCTCTTCAATCTCACTTTCTCAGTATGCCGCGTAGAATACCAGTTATGTCGAAATGATTGAACCCTACATCAAATGCTGCTTTATCGGTGTGACTCATACTAAAATCCAAAATAAGACCAGTATGAGCGAGCAATAAATAGGTAGGTTAAACGTAGAGTCAACAGCAATGCGCGGCGCACGCATCACTGTTGAGGGTGGCTAATGGTTGTCAAAATGCAATATTCAGTCCGCCATTGGTTTTGCCTCTCTGGGCCGATCCTGCATTTTTTGAAACAGCCAACCAATACCCACCAGACATAAGCCTAAACCGATAAAAGACAAGGCGCGCAGCAAGCCCTCGAGGTTTGCCATATCGACCACAAAGGCTTTTAAAATAACGATAGCTAGCCCTGCAAAACCGGCGTTAATCAGCACTTTATGCTCTATCTGCTTGGCAACAAAAATCAATACGGTTGAAATCAATAGCCAAACAATCGAATAAGTATATAACTCGGATTGCTCCATTGGTATCGACAGCACAAGGAACCCCTCATGAAATAACGCCCGAATTTCACCGTTGACAAACAAGACCCCTAGCACGGCTATCAGTCCGTATACCAAACGCTTAAATTGTGGTGGTATTAACTTAAATTGGAGCA
This genomic interval from Pseudoalteromonas galatheae contains the following:
- a CDS encoding cytochrome-c peroxidase, with translation MNNANFLRAMALVTAVASLPIAAQHRPLPPPPPSQPQPSSVLDDELSQIITAHGITGRVAGAQQLPKISDPIAQLGMQLFFSKALGGEKSVACASCHDPRLGGADGLSLPIGTNAVESDVIGPGRQAVNDDINIPRNSPTIFNTGFENSALFWDGRVQRVTTTDDQGNESSFISTPDSGFNQPDPNAADSLVATLSRFPVTSREEMRGEAFESAETNEQVRSHLAQRIGDYGDEAGSLATNDWLQAFREAFNSQADAQTLITFDSIAFALGQYQASFVMVDTDWHRYARGERGALSDKQKRGAKLFFTPVAEGGAGCAGCHSGERFTNNGFFNLAFPQYGIGTQDNKADIGRAAIDPSPQNQFAFRVPSLINIVLTAPYGHAGGYETLEQVVNHYSNPEQTVEQFFQRGGACGLKQFALTAQCDTLNLQARENSEAALALLRQSPFVAANLAPQQKQDLVAFLHALTDKCAKDQQCVKRWVPNRRTPDPDNLRLRAQR
- a CDS encoding ATP-binding protein yields the protein MKMTIRVKLLLIILIANTALVLAIYIANKLAFEKSFTTYLENTSRAQLKEVVTQVAETYARHDSLNWVYRGSEDWNSIVRSFYGLSEDEHPRDRPHSRPPPKHRERGERGPRRHDGPPPRLDNKKRLLIKDAQGNIIMGTPKSKQTSLWFPVYQSDHLAQPKREQIIAYLGVEQSGLVRNDFDQLFAEQQRKQFIIIALVALLITLVIAVPFSKYMVNPIVLLRRNAKTLTQGNYDARVDIASKDELGLLARDMNRLADTLAQNQIARQQWIADISHELRTPIAVIRAELEGMIDGIIASDPEQLMSLNEEIQRLTRLVDDLHQLSLSDRGALTYNMDKENLYDLLSRTFAKSSHQIEKHHLAYSLQCDEHITLECDEQRLGQLFDNLLQNTLRYTDSSAEQPGSLDVKVIQQQDKTIIYWQDSAPSVPPEQLDKLFDRLYRVEEARSRKTGGSGLGLAICQSIVAAHNGKITADLSELGGLAIIIELKK
- a CDS encoding response regulator — encoded protein: MPNKHILIVEDEPKLADILSKYLAQAEYTSHCVHDGALAEEAFKQQQPALILLDLMLPNLDGIEICKRIRAYSNVPIVMITAKIEEIDRLLGLEVGADDYVCKPYSPKEVVARVKAILRRVALNERGTVSETESKLKLDEESLFVSFLDAKATLTYVEFMLLKAMYGHPCRIYSRDLLMDHIYDDSHIVSDRTIDSHIKNIRKKLQSIAPKYDFIHSIYGAGYKFEAQERNS
- a CDS encoding MBL fold metallo-hydrolase; this encodes MKRLALAVLIPLTGCSNSNVVERIQSESSVVKHSSVEGYEDRYSNIYNKFKDYPVTCDENCYPATQQIQCQSEMQDCTYVCNPPTLSLNTGFAIQWLGHASFKVNTKDGQQFLFDPVTAQFDWPVNWAFRLSEGFNRNQPAQLSQTELQQTNAVMYSHIHYDHFNKSDIEAIGTGPNYLTPLGFAEHFPKNGYKVSEMEWYSSKQLGEVTAHFVPANHFSSRIWVPFLYEDHGAALWGGWILEHQGKTLFFAGDTGYSPHFKDIQEKYGDIDVCLLPIASYYSEEDPNWYRKVHTTPEDALTAAKELGCKVMVPWGYGNASWKMGDKTSHSALFRLLHMQQVLKAQTPLYILNEGDSVHL